In the genome of Kitasatospora cathayae, one region contains:
- a CDS encoding TetR-like C-terminal domain-containing protein, whose translation MSAEARTAEGGTERAAATAAPVRRRGEALESAIYGAALQQLTTDGYARLTMEGVAAAAQTGKAALYRRWSSKEELVMDALRASLPPAGPAPDTGRLRGDLLAVVTGLRTAMFSELGAAVRAIMSEIDHQRAHAFLELVLERVVEPTTGLIAEVLDRGAARGEVRPGAVTPMVTDVVPALMLYRIKMCGGGTVELDPAAIVDEVLLPIVRRS comes from the coding sequence ATGTCCGCGGAAGCCCGAACTGCCGAGGGTGGCACCGAGCGGGCGGCGGCGACGGCCGCCCCGGTCCGCCGGCGCGGGGAGGCCCTGGAGAGCGCCATCTACGGCGCGGCCCTCCAGCAGCTCACCACCGACGGCTACGCGCGGCTCACCATGGAGGGCGTGGCCGCCGCCGCGCAGACCGGCAAGGCCGCCCTCTACCGGCGCTGGTCCTCCAAGGAGGAGCTGGTCATGGACGCGCTGCGGGCCAGCCTGCCGCCGGCCGGACCGGCCCCCGACACCGGCAGGCTGCGCGGGGACCTCCTGGCGGTGGTGACCGGGCTGCGCACCGCGATGTTCAGCGAACTCGGCGCCGCCGTCCGCGCGATCATGAGCGAGATCGACCACCAGCGCGCCCACGCCTTCCTGGAACTGGTGCTGGAGCGGGTGGTCGAACCCACCACCGGGCTGATCGCCGAGGTGCTCGACCGGGGCGCCGCCCGGGGCGAGGTCCGTCCCGGGGCGGTCACCCCGATGGTCACCGACGTGGTGCCGGCGCTGATGCTGTACCGGATCAAGATGTGCGGCGGGGGCACCGTCGAACTCGACCCGGCGGCGATCGTCGACGAGGTGCTGCTGCCGATCGTCCGCCGTTCGTAG
- a CDS encoding ATP-binding protein yields the protein MDGTARAAWTNTTHDWAATVDAEHLARIRADAEGFAPGGVEHLVLEVLAYAGDEAAARGAGRCVVTLHADGSVSVRDDGRGTDTRVDERGEVVKKPVMATKDLRFFDHPEAERLPDGHPRRGVSVVAALSSRLLHTNRRLNGAWTQRYEHGLPVTGLEPVEPDGTTGTCVTFRPDASLLPQSPVDPDRLAGWAAHWPALEVRVESSQREG from the coding sequence ATGGACGGAACAGCCAGGGCTGCCTGGACCAACACCACCCACGACTGGGCCGCCACCGTGGACGCCGAGCACCTCGCCCGGATCCGCGCGGACGCCGAGGGGTTCGCGCCGGGCGGGGTGGAGCACCTCGTGCTGGAGGTGCTCGCCTATGCCGGCGACGAGGCGGCCGCGCGCGGCGCGGGCCGATGCGTCGTCACCCTGCACGCCGACGGCTCGGTGTCGGTCCGGGACGACGGGCGGGGCACCGACACCCGCGTCGACGAGCGCGGAGAGGTGGTCAAGAAGCCGGTCATGGCGACCAAGGACCTGCGCTTCTTCGACCACCCCGAGGCGGAGCGCCTCCCGGACGGGCACCCGCGCCGGGGCGTGTCCGTCGTCGCGGCGCTCAGCAGCCGGCTGCTGCACACCAATCGGCGGCTCAACGGGGCCTGGACCCAGCGCTACGAGCACGGCCTCCCGGTCACCGGCCTCGAGCCGGTCGAGCCCGACGGCACCACCGGTACCTGCGTGACCTTCCGGCCGGACGCCTCGTTGCTCCCGCAGAGCCCGGTGGACCCGGACCGGCTGGCCGGGTGGGCGGCGCACTGGCCCGCCCTGGAGGTCCGCGTCGAGTCCTCGCAGCGGGAGGGCTGA
- a CDS encoding slipin family protein, with product MTGVRVVQQYERGVVFRLGKVRGKVREPGLTLLVPMLDRMRKVNVQVVTMPVPAQEGITKDNVSVSVDAVLYFRVVEPIKATVDVQNYGFAMLQVAQTSLRSIIGKSELDDLLSGREHLHEGLEVMLESPAAGWGVHIDRVEIKDVSLPDSMKRSMARQAEADRERRARIITADGEFQAAAKLAEAATKMAETPAAMQLRMLQTVVEVAAEKNSTLVLPFPVELLRFFEASTARLTEGAAAAAPTVPAQAAEADGD from the coding sequence ATGACCGGCGTGCGGGTGGTGCAGCAGTACGAGCGCGGCGTGGTGTTCCGGCTCGGCAAGGTGCGCGGGAAGGTCCGCGAGCCGGGCCTGACGCTGCTGGTGCCGATGCTCGACCGGATGCGCAAGGTGAACGTCCAGGTGGTCACGATGCCGGTGCCCGCGCAGGAGGGCATCACCAAGGACAACGTCTCGGTGAGCGTGGACGCGGTGCTGTACTTCCGCGTGGTCGAGCCGATCAAGGCCACCGTGGACGTGCAGAACTACGGCTTCGCCATGCTGCAGGTCGCCCAGACCTCGCTCCGCTCGATCATCGGCAAGAGCGAGCTGGACGACCTGCTGTCCGGGCGGGAGCACCTGCACGAGGGCCTGGAGGTCATGCTGGAGAGCCCGGCGGCGGGCTGGGGCGTGCACATCGACCGGGTGGAGATCAAGGACGTCAGCCTGCCCGACTCGATGAAGCGCTCGATGGCCCGTCAGGCCGAGGCCGACCGCGAGCGCCGGGCCCGGATCATCACGGCGGACGGCGAGTTCCAGGCGGCCGCCAAGCTCGCCGAGGCGGCGACCAAGATGGCCGAGACCCCGGCGGCGATGCAGCTGCGCATGCTGCAGACCGTGGTCGAGGTCGCGGCGGAGAAGAACTCGACGTTGGTGCTGCCGTTCCCGGTGGAGCTGCTGCGCTTCTTCGAGGCCTCCACGGCCCGGCTCACCGAGGGAGCGGCCGCAGCGGCCCCCACCGTCCCGGCGCAGGCGGCCGAAGCCGACGGCGACTGA
- a CDS encoding MFS transporter — protein MTSSSPHPTPRRHPTTPGITPLLAVTCAVAVGNLYFPQALVPLIATGLHMPPDAAATVVTATQLGYTAGIVLLVPLGDRLPNRPLLVALLGLTGLALLTAGCAPALPVLVAASAAVGLTTVAAQVVGPLAAGLTAPDRQGAVIGVLLSGSTAGMLLARTFSGTLGSWLGWRAPYLVAATAALLLAAVLAVAVPTTIPTSRRPYPALLLEPLRLLRTEPELRRSSLYQATVFAGFSAVWTTLALLLTGPAYRLGTPAVGLLALVGAATVCCTPYAGRLVDRHGPDPVNLVCLLGALASAAVLLPGAAGGPLGLAALVLGTLLLDVAMQCGMVASQARVYAVRPEALGRLKTAYMTCAYLGGSAGSWLGVRIWVLAGWWGVCTLLALLATLALARHLLATRTTARATTLSR, from the coding sequence ATGACCTCCAGCAGCCCGCACCCGACGCCCCGACGGCACCCGACGACCCCCGGAATCACCCCCCTGCTCGCCGTCACCTGCGCCGTGGCGGTCGGCAACCTCTACTTCCCACAGGCCCTCGTCCCGCTGATCGCCACCGGCCTGCACATGCCGCCGGACGCGGCCGCCACCGTGGTGACCGCCACCCAACTCGGCTACACCGCCGGGATCGTCCTGCTGGTGCCGCTCGGCGACCGGCTCCCCAACCGGCCGCTCCTGGTCGCCCTGCTGGGCCTCACCGGGCTCGCCCTGCTCACCGCCGGCTGCGCCCCGGCGCTGCCCGTGCTGGTCGCGGCGAGCGCGGCGGTCGGCCTGACCACCGTCGCCGCGCAGGTGGTCGGCCCGCTGGCGGCCGGACTGACCGCCCCGGACCGTCAAGGGGCGGTGATCGGCGTCCTGTTGAGCGGCTCGACCGCCGGCATGCTGCTGGCCCGCACCTTCAGCGGCACCCTCGGCAGCTGGCTGGGCTGGCGGGCCCCCTACCTGGTCGCCGCCACCGCGGCCCTGCTCCTCGCCGCCGTCCTGGCGGTCGCCGTCCCGACGACCATCCCCACCTCCCGCCGGCCGTACCCGGCCCTGCTGCTCGAACCGCTGCGGCTGCTGCGCACCGAGCCCGAACTGCGCCGCTCCAGCCTCTACCAGGCGACCGTCTTCGCCGGGTTCTCCGCCGTCTGGACCACCCTGGCCCTGCTCCTGACCGGCCCGGCCTACCGGCTGGGCACTCCGGCCGTGGGCCTGCTCGCCCTGGTCGGCGCGGCCACCGTGTGCTGCACCCCGTACGCGGGCCGCCTGGTGGACCGCCACGGTCCGGACCCGGTGAACCTGGTCTGCCTCCTCGGGGCGCTCGCCTCCGCCGCCGTACTGCTCCCGGGTGCCGCGGGCGGCCCGCTCGGGCTGGCCGCGCTGGTGCTCGGCACGCTGCTGCTGGACGTGGCGATGCAGTGCGGCATGGTGGCCAGCCAGGCCCGGGTCTACGCCGTCCGCCCGGAGGCCCTGGGCCGTCTCAAGACCGCGTACATGACCTGCGCCTACCTGGGCGGCAGCGCGGGCTCCTGGCTCGGCGTCCGGATCTGGGTGCTGGCCGGCTGGTGGGGCGTGTGCACACTGCTCGCCCTCCTGGCCACGCTCGCCCTGGCCCGCCACCTGCTGGCCACCCGTACCACCGCACGGGCCACCACCCTCAGCCGGTGA
- a CDS encoding pyridoxamine 5'-phosphate oxidase family protein, with translation MNHTSDPDPTAVARRVAERRERLGLSEEDLARRAAMAPRYLGHLLEAGPAFDPGGFVRIAAALGATRDELLEDGPDAPPGRGGPGPRPRLLNLSDAECWKLVGSHGIGRIALPVRPGPAVYPVNYVVDRSSFAYRTGDRAGTAPDEGAEVSLEVDRIDEFQGRGWSVLAVGTARYVDDPEERRRLDGLPGAAPWAGGDRPRWVRIRPTEISGRRLVTG, from the coding sequence GTGAACCACACGTCCGATCCCGACCCCACCGCCGTGGCCCGCCGGGTCGCCGAACGGCGCGAGCGACTCGGTCTCAGCGAGGAGGACCTGGCCCGCCGGGCGGCGATGGCGCCGCGCTACCTGGGCCACCTGCTCGAAGCCGGGCCCGCCTTCGACCCCGGCGGCTTCGTCCGGATCGCCGCCGCGCTCGGCGCGACCCGGGACGAACTCCTGGAGGACGGCCCCGACGCCCCGCCCGGCCGCGGCGGGCCCGGCCCGCGACCGCGACTGCTCAACCTCTCCGACGCCGAGTGCTGGAAGCTGGTCGGCTCGCACGGGATCGGCCGGATCGCCCTGCCGGTGCGGCCCGGCCCGGCCGTGTACCCCGTCAACTACGTGGTCGACCGCTCCTCCTTCGCCTACCGCACCGGCGACCGCGCCGGCACCGCCCCGGACGAGGGGGCGGAGGTGTCCCTGGAGGTCGACCGCATCGACGAGTTCCAGGGCCGCGGCTGGAGCGTGCTCGCCGTCGGCACGGCCCGGTACGTGGACGACCCGGAGGAGCGCCGCCGCCTCGACGGCCTGCCCGGCGCGGCCCCGTGGGCCGGCGGTGACCGGCCCCGCTGGGTGCGGATCCGCCCCACGGAGATCAGCGGCCGCCGGCTGGTCACCGGCTGA
- a CDS encoding FAD-dependent oxidoreductase — MTRPIRVAIVGAGPAGIYAADALLKSDAAQAPGVSIDLFERMPAPFGLIRYGVAPDHPRIKGIVTALHQVLDKPQVRLFGNVDYPSDLALDDLHRYYDAVVFATGAMADRSLGLPGIDLDGSYGAADFVSWYDGHPDVPRTWPLEAEKVAVLGVGNVALDVARILAKTADELLPTEIPPNVYEGLGRNRAVEVHVFGRRGPAQAKFSPMELRELDHSPTIEVIVNPEDIEYDEGSIAERRAVKHVDLVAATIENWAIRDVGDRPHRVYLHFFESPVEVLGEDGRVVGLRTERTELDGTGNVRGTGRHTDWDVQAVYRAVGYYSDELPKLPFDPVSGTVPHRAGRVLDGDGSRLPAVYVTGWIKRGPVGLIGHTKGDANETVACLLDDHATGRLPGAAEPDPAAVEEHLRARGVRYTTWDGWKRLDAHERALGQAQDRERVKVVEREDMLRRSGA, encoded by the coding sequence ATGACCCGCCCGATCCGAGTCGCCATCGTCGGAGCCGGCCCCGCCGGCATCTACGCCGCCGACGCCCTGCTGAAATCCGATGCCGCACAGGCGCCCGGCGTCTCGATCGACCTGTTCGAACGGATGCCCGCCCCGTTCGGCCTGATCCGCTACGGCGTGGCCCCCGACCACCCGCGGATCAAGGGCATCGTCACCGCCCTGCACCAGGTGCTCGACAAGCCCCAGGTCCGCCTGTTCGGCAACGTCGACTACCCGTCCGACCTCGCCCTGGACGACCTGCACCGCTACTACGACGCCGTGGTCTTCGCCACCGGCGCGATGGCCGACCGCTCGCTCGGCCTGCCGGGCATCGACCTGGACGGCTCCTACGGCGCCGCCGACTTCGTCTCCTGGTACGACGGCCACCCGGACGTGCCCCGTACCTGGCCGCTGGAGGCCGAGAAGGTCGCCGTCCTCGGCGTCGGCAACGTCGCCCTGGACGTGGCCCGGATCCTCGCCAAGACCGCCGACGAGCTGCTGCCCACCGAGATCCCGCCGAACGTGTACGAGGGCCTGGGCCGCAACCGCGCCGTCGAGGTGCACGTCTTCGGCCGCCGGGGCCCGGCCCAGGCCAAGTTCAGCCCGATGGAGCTGCGCGAGCTGGACCACTCGCCCACCATCGAGGTGATCGTCAACCCGGAGGACATCGAGTACGACGAGGGCTCGATCGCCGAGCGCCGCGCCGTCAAGCACGTCGACCTGGTCGCCGCCACCATCGAGAACTGGGCGATCCGCGACGTCGGCGACCGACCCCACCGGGTGTACCTGCACTTCTTCGAGTCCCCGGTCGAGGTCCTCGGCGAGGACGGCCGGGTGGTCGGCCTGCGCACCGAGCGCACCGAGCTGGACGGCACCGGCAACGTGCGCGGCACCGGCCGGCACACCGACTGGGACGTCCAGGCGGTCTACCGGGCCGTCGGCTACTACTCCGACGAGCTGCCGAAGCTGCCGTTCGACCCGGTCTCCGGCACCGTCCCGCACCGGGCCGGCCGCGTCCTGGACGGCGACGGCTCCCGCCTGCCCGCCGTCTACGTCACCGGCTGGATCAAGCGCGGCCCGGTCGGCCTGATCGGCCACACCAAGGGCGACGCCAACGAAACCGTCGCCTGCCTGCTGGACGACCACGCCACCGGCCGGCTGCCCGGCGCCGCCGAGCCCGACCCCGCGGCGGTCGAGGAGCACCTGCGCGCCCGCGGCGTCCGCTACACCACCTGGGACGGCTGGAAGCGGCTGGACGCCCACGAGCGTGCCCTGGGCCAGGCCCAGGACCGCGAGCGGGTCAAGGTCGTCGAGCGCGAGGACATGCTCCGCCGCAGCGGGGCGTGA
- a CDS encoding NmrA family NAD(P)-binding protein, with protein sequence MIVVTGATGTVGSKVVVGLRERGQAVRALVRAGSEGQAEWDEAVERVAADFADPASLDAALAGADTIYLLVAVHPEMAQHEKNVIGAAVRTGRRPRIVLHAAAGVEYRPEGVRFVGAHIAGLDHLKASGLPWSVLGPNGFYQNFLGTAPTVKAGSLAVPGGEGAVSYVDARDVAAAAVEVLATEGHEGAVYTLTGPAALTHGDLAEQLAAVAGHPVTYTALTPEVALNGLLGMGWEPWRAEGMVELYGLYAAGQASAVSSDVEKLTGRPPRTFAEFAAEHAEVFRG encoded by the coding sequence GTGATCGTCGTGACGGGTGCCACCGGTACGGTCGGTTCCAAGGTGGTCGTGGGGCTGCGCGAGCGCGGCCAGGCGGTGCGGGCGCTGGTGCGCGCCGGGTCCGAGGGCCAGGCGGAGTGGGACGAGGCGGTCGAGCGGGTCGCCGCCGACTTCGCCGACCCGGCGTCGCTGGACGCCGCCCTCGCCGGCGCCGACACCATCTACCTGCTGGTCGCCGTGCACCCGGAGATGGCCCAGCACGAGAAGAACGTGATCGGCGCCGCCGTCCGCACCGGCCGCCGCCCGCGGATCGTGCTGCACGCGGCCGCCGGGGTCGAGTACCGGCCGGAGGGCGTGCGCTTCGTCGGCGCGCACATCGCGGGCCTGGACCACCTGAAGGCCTCCGGCCTGCCGTGGTCGGTGCTCGGCCCGAACGGCTTCTACCAGAACTTCCTCGGCACGGCCCCGACCGTCAAGGCCGGCAGCCTGGCCGTGCCGGGCGGCGAGGGCGCGGTGTCGTACGTGGACGCCCGGGACGTCGCGGCGGCCGCCGTCGAGGTGCTGGCGACCGAGGGGCACGAGGGCGCGGTCTACACCCTGACCGGCCCGGCGGCGCTCACCCACGGGGACCTGGCCGAGCAGCTGGCGGCCGTCGCCGGCCATCCGGTCACGTACACCGCGCTCACCCCCGAGGTGGCCCTGAACGGCCTGCTCGGCATGGGCTGGGAGCCGTGGCGCGCCGAGGGCATGGTCGAGCTGTACGGGCTTTACGCGGCCGGGCAGGCCTCGGCGGTCAGCTCGGACGTGGAGAAGCTGACCGGCCGCCCGCCGCGCACCTTCGCCGAGTTCGCGGCCGAGCACGCCGAGGTCTTCCGCGGCTGA
- a CDS encoding ArsR/SmtB family transcription factor, translated as MISFELDVEDLADTRFALSPLHEVVLSLRVLQDPGLSALHLPWRRSVLGRLGGLDTGLLMSLVARRRTLPDFLTPAAGGFAPAFEEELAVVRRASAAEVRHDLRLAHAPDALPEALGDALAEEDAAVLGLRDAICELLRRYWAVAIEPLWPRMRLVLEADMTYRARQLALGGARLLFADMHPDLRWEDGVLHVDRMISHHRVAASGRGLLLLPSVFAHKPAPPVSPDVPPRLVYPSRGVATLWEAPPTPDPTALTTLLGATRARLLVLLEEPLPTVELARRLRVTPSAVSQQLRVLHATGLVVRARDGRQVLYRRSGLGDQLVAGGG; from the coding sequence ATGATCAGCTTCGAGCTCGACGTCGAGGACCTCGCCGACACCCGCTTCGCGCTCTCCCCGCTGCACGAGGTCGTGCTCAGCCTGCGGGTGCTCCAGGATCCGGGGCTGTCCGCGCTGCACCTGCCCTGGCGGCGCTCGGTGCTCGGCCGGCTCGGCGGGCTGGACACCGGACTGCTGATGTCCCTGGTGGCGCGCAGACGCACCCTGCCCGACTTCCTCACCCCGGCGGCCGGCGGCTTCGCGCCGGCCTTCGAGGAGGAACTCGCCGTGGTCCGGCGGGCGTCGGCGGCCGAGGTACGGCACGACCTGCGGCTCGCCCACGCGCCCGACGCCCTGCCGGAGGCGCTGGGCGACGCGCTCGCCGAGGAGGACGCGGCGGTCCTCGGGCTGCGCGACGCGATCTGCGAACTGCTGCGCCGCTACTGGGCGGTGGCGATCGAGCCGCTGTGGCCGCGGATGCGGCTGGTGCTGGAGGCGGACATGACCTACCGCGCCCGCCAACTCGCCCTCGGCGGCGCTCGGTTGCTGTTCGCCGACATGCACCCCGACCTGCGCTGGGAGGACGGTGTGCTGCACGTCGACCGGATGATCAGCCACCACCGGGTCGCCGCCTCCGGCCGGGGGTTGCTGCTCCTGCCGTCCGTGTTCGCCCACAAGCCCGCACCCCCGGTGAGCCCTGACGTGCCGCCCCGCCTGGTCTATCCCAGCCGCGGCGTGGCGACCCTCTGGGAAGCCCCGCCCACCCCCGACCCGACCGCCCTCACCACCCTGCTCGGCGCTACGCGCGCCCGCCTGCTCGTGCTGCTGGAGGAGCCGCTGCCCACCGTCGAGCTGGCCCGGCGGCTGCGCGTCACCCCGAGCGCCGTCTCCCAGCAGTTGCGGGTGCTGCACGCCACCGGCCTGGTCGTCCGGGCCCGGGACGGGCGGCAAGTCCTGTACCGCCGCAGTGGATTGGGGGACCAGCTGGTGGCGGGCGGCGGGTGA